Genomic window (Arachis hypogaea cultivar Tifrunner chromosome 13, arahy.Tifrunner.gnm2.J5K5, whole genome shotgun sequence):
GGTTGTTGCATGAAAGAATGATGTGTTATTGTCACCCCATTTTAGCCATTTCAGCCTTGATCTTTGCCCCCAATATTTCTCCTCTTGTTTCCAAAGTTCAGCTATTTCCTTCTTTAATTCCCTATCTCTTCTTTGATTTCTTTCTGTCAAATCAGCCTCTTGGATATGATGTAATTCTgtcttctttctttctaattcTTTATCTGCTTTCTTGAACTTCCGTCTGCTCCACTCCATCAGCTCCCTTATGCATCTATTTCTCTTCCTTTTAAAATTATCCCAACAATTTCTGTTTCCCTCATCCTGTTGCCAACCCATCTTAATCACCTCTTTACATTCCTCATGCTCAGCCCAAAACACCTCAAACCTGAATTCTTTTCTTATCCTACCTCTTGGTTGAGTTTCCAAAATAAGCGCACAATAATCCGAGCTTATAGCTGGCGCTGCTTTTAGACTAACATTCTGGTATATCTGCAACCAATTCCAATTCACTAACACCCTATCTAGTCTCTCCCTAGTAATGAAATTATCTCTAGGATTAATGAACCAGGTGTATTTACTACCTTTAAGGTCAACATCCATCAAATCATTATCCTCTACAAACCTTCTAAATGTTTCTAAACAGATTTTTGGTTGTGGACGAATACATACCTTTTCTTCTTGACTTAGTATGTCATTGAAGTCCCCCAAAAAAGCTTGAGGTACCTCCTTATTTATGTTGCTTACCGTGAGCTCCTGCCATAACTTCCTCCGCTTTTGAAACATAGGATTTCCATACACAAAAGTACCCTGCCAATTCAGATAATTATTAATGTTAATGTTAGCTTTAATATAGTTGTCACACCattcataaacattaattttCGCATTAGATTTCCATAGGAGACATAGTCCACCGGACAAGCCCCGGGGTTCTACGCAAAACATGTCATCAAACTTCAACTTCCTTTTTATCCTATTCATTCTGTCCATATTAGCCCTAGTTTCCATAAGAAATACCATAAGCGGCTTTACTTTTTTACATAGATTGTATAACTCAGAGATTGTCGGGGCAGCTGCTATTCCCCGACAATTCCAGCTAATAATACTCATGGCTGAGGTTGGGGCATGTTAAGGCCCGCCTCCTCAGCCATTTGACCTTTCTTGCGAAATTTCGAGTCTTGTGTTGCAAGTTGATACTCCCCTGAGTCTCGAGAAGCATTGCTGTTCCTCAATTTCTTGGCCTCCTTATCCCCACTATCCTCCCTCCATTCCGTGTCTATTAGCAAAGGCAGCTGTAAGAgttctcttttcctttttaaattcagttttatttccAGCTTCTTCGCTAGCTGGGTTTCCCAATCCGCCTGTGCTTCCTTTTTTTCCTCTTGATCTTCATCACTTGCTAACTCAACATAGTAGTCATTCTTCCCCAAGTGAGCATGCTGATCCTCAAAGTCATGATCTCTCTCCTGCCCTTCGTatgaaattttcttttgttttgtatgtttcctttcctcCTTCAGTAAGGCTGGATTTTCGTTCTCTCTCATTCTGCCTTCACCCATTTTTTTACCCTTGTGTCCTGCTAACATCAGCCTTTTTAATTCCTGGCCTATAGTCTCTCTTCCTGCTTTATTTTCCAGGCCCAACTTCCCTTTTGTAATGCTGTAGCTATTCACTTCCCCTTCCTCTATTATATATTGTTCCAGTCCATTTCTTTCTACCTTCTCTCTATGTAAAATATTTACCTCTATATTAGCCCTATTTTCCTTTGTTGGGCCCTCCCTTCCTGACCTTTGTGCTTCAATCATGTTTCCTCCTTTTTGGGCCTTATTGTTATTGGCCCAATAATTTTTCCTCTCCATTATCTCCTTAATTAGGCTTTTAAATTTATAGGCAGCTTCTAGAGTAGTCTGCGTATTCCTAATTCCCTGAAAATCAGGGATTTTTTGTACTTTCTCTACCTGCTCTTCTGCCTCCGccatttcttcctctctctcagTTTGGTTTTTCCAGACACTCTCCTCCCTGATTTTCTGCTGAATCGCCTGTTCCTCCCTTATCCTGCTCTCTTCCGAACTTTTCTTCTCCCCACTTTCCCTTTCCCAGTTCTGTTGTGCACGCTCCCATTCCTCTCCCTCCTCGCTTCAACGCTGTTGTTTTGAGCTTTCTCCCCCCGTCGTTGAACCTGGTCGTCCATGACCCACTCCCAAACCTGGTGCATACTTCTTCTTGGTTTGATCCCAGCATGCCATTGCTGTTGGGTTCTTGCAAGTCTTCTTTTCATGCCCTAAAATCACACAGTTGAAACAGTAGCTATCCGGCAACCTTTCATACCTGAAGAAGACCCATAAAGGAGGCAGCTCCTCCCTGTCTAACCAGAAGCCTGTGGGTAGCGCCTTGGTGATGTCAATGCTGACCCTGATTCTCAGATATGATTTCCTCAGAATGCCATCCATTTTAGGGTCCTCCGCCTCAGCTAATACTCCCAACATTTCTCTTATGCGTGCGCCTATCTCTTTCTCCATGAGGTCAAGCGGAATGCCATGTATTTGGATCCAAAATTCCATGATGTCATGATCTACCTCGAATACAGATTCTCCCTCCCTCCATAGTCTAAGGTTGACCATATTTCTTCTAACATTCCATGGCCCATTCTGCATGATCTGTAGTCCTTTCTTTCTATCTTTGAAACTGAACAACATCTTCTTCGAACCAATAGCAATAACTGCAACCTCCTGTGGGTTTCCCCACATTTCCAGTAAGGCATTCTTGCATGTTTTGAAGCTTATCTTGTTGTCACTTATTATCTTGTCCACTACATTTAAGCAATCTTTCTTGTATCCCAGCTCTCCTGGTCTATTCAGCTTGATTACTCTTCCTTCTATACTACTCATGCTGTATGTTGCTCACTATATTTTGCTGTGTTTTGCAGGTCTTACAACTGTTCAACCGCTCAAACTGATAAAGTGTAGGGGATGGTTGGAGGTGTGTTGTGGGTGTTGAGGTTGAATAAAACTCCCTTTTTGGAGAAGAACCCGAAGTTCTTAGATGACTCTCCTATTGAGAGATGAAAGCTCTCAAGTGCAGAGCAAAGAGATTAGATGGATGGAATGACCAGTCgcatttaatttagtttttttcttGGACATGCCATTTAATTTTGCTTGTACAAACAATGACACACACCCCCACTTGATGTGCAATTTGGGCCTGATGGAAGTTATTGCTGATTGTGGGCCTCCATAAACTGATCGGGGACAACGAGATAGCAAGAAAATCAATGTGAAACTGCcttgtaataaaattttttgggCTTATGCAGAAGCCCATCCCAAGTTCTATAACCTAAggcagcaactcattggccagcgaCACACCCTTAAATAGAGTTCAGTATCGCGACAGATTAGTCTTTGATTTGTCGGGTTATGAGATACCGTGagaaacctatatatatatatatatatatatatatatatatatatatatatatatatatatatagagagagagagagagagagagagagagagagagattatatctaaaaatattaaattaatatattttgtatttattttaataaaaaacataaaaatattaataaataatacaatttgttttttattaattttttataaatatattttttattattatatttattatatttatttttttatttaaaaaataaaaataaattaattttttataatttattttaatttattataaaaatataaaaacacaaaattttatatttttattttttatattttaatttttttcggaaAAGCTCTGCATCCATGTATTTTTTACATGGTTGTTAACCAAGTAATTTCCTCCACACGCGCGTCCCCTTCCCCTCACTCGTTTGTCATACACGCGCTACATATAACATGCTGCAATCTAAAGCTTTGCTCAGCGTAAACCTTCTGCTGCAACGTAAACCTCCTTCTTCTCTGCTCACGTTCTTCCTTATTGATCTGCATTGCCTTCGTCGTTCTCTTCTGGTCGCGTTCATCTTCTCGTTTTCTTATTTTGATCTGGTTACgttgcatttatcttcttcctattcttcttcattttcttcttcgatctgcaatTCTAAATCGAAACAATAAATGACTCAACTTCAAATCaggagagcgatttggattactcttctcaaacgaatcaaactgacaaagtttggattattcacttttgaatcgaattgaatgaaatgcaattgctaatttgaattgaattaaatggacggaggtgtactgaattgaattgataatatgtaaattgtaggcagagttatttgaatttgattttatataatggattatgtttcgttcactcagtactatacgaTTGTTTCATcgtgagtactgtgttcggttcaccatgagtattgtgttcggttcattctgcagaaatctgattgaattttattttatataatggattatgtttcgttcattcagtactatacaattgtactgtgttcggttcaccatgaataatgtgttcggttcattctgcactattcaaaactcttcttccccaccttctactgcttcttcaccagagagagaagaaggaaaagacaaaaaaatacagcaacaacaacaacaaaagaatgacgatagggttttagggtttagggttatgggttcagggttcagttTATATGGGTTTAGTGTGTTTCAAACTTTCGGTTCACTGTGTTCATGGTTGAGGGTTTAGATTTTAAGGGTCTAGGATTTAAGGTTCAGCGTtcagggttttaggggtttagggtttatggtaggattcagggtttagggtttagcattcAGGGTTCGTTCATTCGGTACTATACAATTAtattgtgttcggttcaccatgagtactatgttcggttcaccatgagtactgtgttcggttcattctccACTATTCAAAACTtttcttcctcaccttctactgcttcttcaccagagagaggaggaaaaaaacaaaaaaatacaacagcaacaataacaaaataatggcgatAATGAGAAAACacatgaagaagaaggaacgcgaaaaaggaggagaaggaggaacgcaaagaaaaaggtgaagaagaagacgctccgtgcgtaaacgagcgtgaaaagaagaagaagaaaaagaagaagaagaagaagcgcgaaaaaagaagaataagcgTGGGAGAGAAGAAACGTTGAGTAAGAGCTATTTCGTGCGTGTTGGGCGCATGTATTTCACGTTTTATTTAATggtattgagttttttttttgtgttagacCAACTTAATTACATGATTATATGAATGTGTAACATCCCGCTTATTTTTAATGTCTCGCCAAAAACAAAGGCAGCTCAAGCGAATGGTTGCCGCTTTTGATTTTTTGTGTGGGAGAGAGAAATGTGTATGACAATAGGGTGTGAGAAGAGAGGTGTTTTATTTGGCTATGAGATGACACAAATCGGAGGCACCGATTTGTTTgcattgttttgttttttaaacaaacaacacaaatcggacggtccgatttgtgatttcgaaaataaaaaaaatttaatgttaaaatcggaccgtccgatttttattttaacaaataaaaaaataaaaaatgtaaatcggaccctccgatttggagtttaacttttatttcaagcaaatcggaccctccgatttgtaatttatttttttcatcaaacaAATCGAACCGTCCaatttaaataaaacaccatataaaaaaaatacctaattttctaataacaatgtattacacatatatttaatcaatataaaaaaaaattagccaatgGTTGCTCCATAGCCGAAACTTTTGTTTGTGCCCCTCAATGATATGCTCAGTTAAATAAATGCtagtaaaccaaaaaaaaaaaaaaactgctagTACGTTCTGGGAACCACAGGGCAAACACCTTTGAACTTACAAGGAAAAAAGAAGGGGAAATAAGGGGCAAAGTACAAACCGAAAATTCTGAGAAATTGCTAGTACTTTCCAGAGACACTGATCTTGTAATAAGACAAAaacaaattcaaagaaaataataaataaatatctcaTTTATCTAATATATCTGATCTTCTTTAAAAATAAAGACAACTGGGAGCCTTAAACTTTTAGTCGtgaaaaattcatttaaaattagtatttattaatcaAAATGATGAAATTATCCTATAAAAATAACCAAATTATGATTCAGGTTCACTTTAAAATGTCACAAATCTCCAACTAGTTTAAATAACTGATTACTAGTTAAAATATCACGGTTATTATCTAACAGTAACAGTAACGGTAACACTAACACTGATATCTTGCAAGCATTAGCACTTTTTTTAGGAGtctcaagttttttttttgttccctCAAAATACAAGATTGATTTATGTAAGACGAATATAGAGTGGATTATTaatctttttaatattaatttcataattttaggaATATCTATTTCGTCAAATAAATGAGATTTTTTTAAATGTCATGGACTAGTTTTGTTCTCAAGTATTAAaacactattttaataatttattgatcgaaatatttataaaatatttttaattattttttgccttatgttaactaaaaaaattaattatgtcttaatatttgttaattaatgATGTCTATGAGTTATGAAAAGGGTTAGGTTTATAGTTCGTTGTAATGAAAAAGAGGAAGATGAAGTGTGATCCAGAGAGTGAGAAGCAAAGAAGAGAGAGTTAAAATTAAAGAACGCAAAGTACAATGCTCTCTTGATCACTTTTCATTTCATGTCTCATCCCACTAAGCGCTCTGCCACCGCATCCACTGACGCCTCCTCTTCCTCCGCCGCCGCTGCAGCAACCATGAAGAAGGCCAAGTCGCAGGCCGTTGCATGCTCTCTCGACTCCAAGAACTCCCTCAgtcaccaccatcaccaccatcaTCGCCAGCATCCAGACGACGCCCTTTTCGACCCTGCCGCCTCTCCGATGGCGCTTGACGACGATCTCAAAAGCGACGACCAGAATGCGCGCGGCGCCGTCGCTGCAAATCTGTCCCGCAAGAAAGCCACCCCTCCTCAACCCGCCAAGAAGCTCCTCATCAAGCTCCGCAAAGGTTCCATACTCCTCAATTTTTGCCCTTTTTCCTTTTGAGGATTTTGTATAATTCGGGGGTGATGAATGGGGTGTTTTATTTGTGTTAAGGGCCTCACTTTAGTGAATTTCTTAGCTGCTTAGTTAACACTAGGGGTTTGAGTTATGTTAATGGCTTGTTCTTAATACAATTTTTGGGTTAGAAATTGAATCGAAGTTTGTTAATTGGTAATCATCTTATAGAGCAGATATATAAGATTTTGTTCATTGGTTACATTCATAATAAATAAACTTTGAGAAGCAAAACTGGAAGCCAGAGAACTCTTATTCATTTTCAGCGTTGCAGCAATAAGCACAAGTTATAAGCTGAAAGCAAGATGTGTCCATCTGTCTATGCAGGGGAAAACTTTTCATTGCTTGCACGTACTCTATAATGTGTGCTAGCTTTCTCTGTAGTTTTATTGACATTTGCTGTTAACGAGCCAAATGCCTCTTTCCTATGGCATGTTATATTCAGTTTTGATGTAATACTTTTCAAAACACTGTTTGATAGTTCTACTTCTAGTTACTGATTCTTTCGATCCTCATGATAATGATGATAAATCTTGTACAGGGTGGTTTGATTTTGGAAGAATACCAATAAGTTAGCTTTTACTAACCTCCATTGTTCTCTGCAATATATCCGCACTATGGGCCCATGTGTTGTTGTTGCTAGATGGCAGAAACTATGACAGATTATAAAAGGAAATTCTTAGTTAACCCACTGAATCTTCTTCTTTGATATGGATATCTGTATAATAGCAATATTAAGGGAGACTTGCATACAGAAATTAGTATAAAATCTTgcaaatgtaaaatgaaaagaTATATGACTGGCCTGACAATTCAACAAGCATGGTCTCACCATTTGCTTCCCTCTACTTActtctctcttcctctccttTATATCTCTGTGATTACAAATGATTCTCTCTCCTTTCCACTCCCTTGCTACATTCTCATGGCGCCTACTTGAGGTGTTGGTCGTCTAATTTCCTTACCACCCTTCTTAATCACCCCTCAGTAAGTGGTCGCTTGCTAACACAATAATAATTTGTTCAACCTGGTTTTTGTAGGTTCAGATCCAATTAAATctagtttttatgtaaaagatACTAATCTGATGTATCTATCAAGTATTAACCACTTCCATCCAGTTCTGTGCGGCCTTCCATCCAATAACTTGACATTGCAAGCTTATTTTCCTTCTTTGACGTATATTCCTGGCTTCATTTCTTTGTATGCATTGAATTAGTAATAATTGTAACTTTTCTTTTTGTAAAGGTAAACCAACGATGCCACCGAATTTTGAGGAGGATACATGGGAAACAGTGAGATCAGCTATTTCAGCCATATTCTTAAAGCAACATCTTTCTTGTGACCTGGAAAAGCTTTATCAGGTAATCATGAAAAAATACTTAAGTGACACCTTCGGTATGGCCCTGTGAATATTCATCATTCAATATAAATTCTGGCTAACTAATAATATTTGTTTGTAGGCTGTGAGTGATATGTGTCTTCACAAAATGGGGGCGAATCTTTACCAACGGATTGAAAGGGAGTGTGAAACACACATATCTGCAGCACTGCAGTCTTTAGTCGGCCAAAGCCCAGACTTGGTTGTTTTTCTATCTCTAGTTGAGAGATGTTGGCAGGATCTTTCTGATCAAATGTTGATGATTCGTGGTATAGCCTTGTATTTGGATAGGACATATGTGAAGCAAACTACAAATGTACGGTCACTATGGGACATGGGATTGCAACTTTTCCGCAAACACCTTTCACTATGTCAAGAAGTGGAACACAAAACTGTTACAGGTCTTCTACGTATGATTGAAAGTGAAAGGTCAATCCAATCCTCTATCTGTTTTCAAACGAAGGTTTTATGTTTCTACTCCCATTCCTTTTCTGGAATTGTGTTGTTGATTGTGTGTTGTATGAAATGCATACATTGGGTCTATGTTTTCAAATAGGAATAAATTGATAACGATCAATATCATTCTCCAAGCTAAAATTACTGATTAGAATAACCAAAGGTAGGGGTAAAGGTTCcctccttccttcttccttcacatttttttttaaaagtttggaAGTAATAAGGGCAACTTTCACTTAAGGAACATTCACCTAACCAAAATATAAGCCCCCATCTCAAATATTATATAAAACACTATTTGAAGTGAAAAATGTAGAACCAACTCTAGCGAATgtcacaaaagaaaaaataatatattccaTTGAATCCTTCATTTTACTCCATGTCTTACATTTTTCAGTATTAtgcatgatttttcagattaggTGAAGCAGTTGATAGAACTCTCTTAAACCATCTCTTGAAGATGTTCACTGCTCTGGGAATTTATGCAGAAAGCTTCGAGAAGCCATTCCTTGAATGCACATCTGAATTTTATGCTGCTGAAGGTATGAAATACATGCAGCAATCAGATGCTCCAGATTACTTGAAGCATGTGGAGGTGCTTCTTTTCCCCAAATTTCTTGTATTATTCAGCTTTCATTATtggcatttttcttttttttggcagCGGGAAAAAAAAGAGGGGGTGGGGGATTGTTTGGTGGACTACAACTCATTCAACGATGACAAAAAGCACAGGGCTGCAATTACTGATATTTTTGTGTCCTCATTTTTGTAACTATTTGCAAATGGATTTGCCCTGCCCTTTTAGCCTATGTCTGACCATAAAAGTTATCCTTCTTTCCATTTGTCAAACACTCAGATCTTTCACATGTCGACACTATCTTTATTGTGGTGATATCTTTTGTTCTCATTTCCGCAGACAAGATTGCAAGAGGAACATGAGAGATGTTTGTTGTACTTAGATGCAAGTACTAGGAAGGCGTTGATAGCTACTGCAGAAAAGCAACTTCTTGAACGTCATATACCTGCCATTCTTGACAAGGTTCTGATTATCTGTGCCTGGTGAAGTCTCTCTTTTGTTGGTTTCTGCCTCTataattctttttctttgtttacaGGGTTTTACAATGCTTATGGATGCGAATCGTATTGAAGACCTTCAGAGAATGTACACGCTTTTTTCGAGGGTCAATGCACTTGAGTCATTGCGGCAAGCTCTTAGTTCCTATATCAGGAGAACGGGGCAGGGCATTGTTATGGATGAGGAGAAAGATAAAGATATGGTTTCATCCCTTCTCATATTTAAGGCTTCCCTTGACACAATATGGGAACAAAGCTTTTTCAAGAATGAAGCATTCAGTAACACTATCAAAGATGCATTTGAGCATCTTATCAATATCCGCCAGGTACATGATGAAATATCTCAGTATAGCTTAACCTGATTAGTTTTAGCCCACTTAGTGTTAGAGTCGCTTCAATCATGTGATATAACTTCAAACTTCCATGTTTGCTATGCAAAATTATCTTTGGAATTTCTACCCCATTTGTTTATCAGATTATGCAAGACCCATTCTTGAGCTCATTGAGTTAGAGGGCTTGTCAAAATAGCTAATAGTCCTTTTGTTGTTAACCTGTTTAAGATTTTAGGTCCAGTGATTCTATAACAGTTAAAGTCAGATTCTTTTGTACAGTGTGATTAGCAACCATCTAATGATCCCGTGCTATATTTTGATGACAGAACCGACCTGCAGAATTGATTGCCAAATTTTTGGATGAGAAGCTTCGAGCAGGTAATAAGGGCACTTCTGAAGAGGAACTGGAGGGTACACTTGACAAAGTCCTGGTTTTATTCAGGTTCATTCAGGTATACTCTGTTTCATTGTTGGGGTTACTCCTACTTATACCTGTTGTAACTTCAATTATGGTCCTGGTATCACACACTTTTACTTATCCTTCATGAAACTGGCTGATGGATTCTCTTTTGTTAAAGGGCAAGGATGTATTTGAAGCATTCTATAAGAAAGATCTTGCAAAGAGACTGCTTTTAGGAAAGAGTGCTTCTATTGATGCTGAGAAATCtatgatctccaaggttgagaatctgccccctcctctctctctttttcatttatttttttatttttatatttttgtgataAATGGGTGGTTCCTTGGAATCAATTTTAATGATATTGAGAATTTCCTTTCATTGATATAGTTGAAGACAGAGTGTGGCAGTCAATTCACAAATAAGCTGGAAGGAATGTTTAAGGTACATGTATCtctgaattattttattttattatacaaaTATGATCCAAAATTTGGCCTCTTAATCTGTACTTCTGTagctgttctttcatgttttttgtCACATCCAAGATTGGGTGGCAAAAAATGGATGGCAATCATCAATACTTGCCTGTCTTTGTCTTCTTTTTGGCTTGCCTGTATACATGGAATTAAACCCGGTGATTAAATATCTAATCAACCAAAAAAGTCACATGGACAAATAATCAATCAATTGTTCTCTTCGTTAAAAgaaactcttttctttctttgtcttttgctttttttttttaattattttttttctgttacTGGAAGATGTTATGAATGTGTAAGTGTATTCATTGACACCTTCTCACAGCTATGTTCAAAATTGTTCAATTCAGGa
Coding sequences:
- the LOC140177786 gene encoding uncharacterized protein, with translation MSSIEGRVIKLNRPGELGYKKDCLNVVDKIISDNKISFKTCKNALLEMWGNPQEVAVIAIGSKKMLFSFKDRKKGLQIMQNGPWNVRRNMVNLRLWREGESVFEVDHDIMEFWIQIHGIPLDLMEKEIGARIREMLGVLAEAEDPKMDGILRKSYLRIRVSIDITKALPTGFWLDREELPPLWVFFRYERLPDSYCFNCVILGHEKKTCKNPTAMACWDQTKKKYAPGLGVGHGRPGSTTGGESSKQQR
- the LOC112792523 gene encoding cullin-4; the protein is MSHPTKRSATASTDASSSSAAAAATMKKAKSQAVACSLDSKNSLSHHHHHHHRQHPDDALFDPAASPMALDDDLKSDDQNARGAVAANLSRKKATPPQPAKKLLIKLRKGKPTMPPNFEEDTWETVRSAISAIFLKQHLSCDLEKLYQAVSDMCLHKMGANLYQRIERECETHISAALQSLVGQSPDLVVFLSLVERCWQDLSDQMLMIRGIALYLDRTYVKQTTNVRSLWDMGLQLFRKHLSLCQEVEHKTVTGLLRMIESERLGEAVDRTLLNHLLKMFTALGIYAESFEKPFLECTSEFYAAEGMKYMQQSDAPDYLKHVETRLQEEHERCLLYLDASTRKALIATAEKQLLERHIPAILDKGFTMLMDANRIEDLQRMYTLFSRVNALESLRQALSSYIRRTGQGIVMDEEKDKDMVSSLLIFKASLDTIWEQSFFKNEAFSNTIKDAFEHLINIRQNRPAELIAKFLDEKLRAGNKGTSEEELEGTLDKVLVLFRFIQGKDVFEAFYKKDLAKRLLLGKSASIDAEKSMISKLKTECGSQFTNKLEGMFKDIELSKEINESFKQSSQARSKLPSGIEMSVHVLTTGYWPTYPPMDVRLPHELNVYQDIFKEFYLSKYSGRRLMWQNSLGHCVLKAEFPKGKKELAVSLFQTVVLMLFNDAEKLSFQDIKDATSIEDKELRRTLQSLACGKVRVLQKIPKGRDVEDDDSFVFNDTFMAPLYRIKVNAIQLKETVEENTSTTERVFQDRQYQVDAAIVRIMKTRKVLSHTLLITELFQQLKFPIKPADLKKRIESLIDREYLERDKNNPQIYNYLA